From the genome of Apodemus sylvaticus chromosome 3, mApoSyl1.1, whole genome shotgun sequence, one region includes:
- the Fam110b gene encoding protein FAM110B → MPTETLQTGSMVKPVSPAGTFTSAVPLRILNKGPDYFRRQAEPNPKRLSAVERLEADKAKYVKSQEVINAKQEPVKPAVLAKPPVCPGTKRALGSPTLKVFGNHAKTESGVQRETLKLEILKNIINSSEGSSSGSGHKHSSRNWPPHRDATDLHRHSFAESLKVYPTPGRGSPQESSSHVSRRLLEQSAESFLHVSHSSSDIRKVTSVKPLKAIPCSSSAPPLPPKPKVAAVKSPEADQVEPVCGVSRRPSLQRSKSDLSDRYFRVDADVERFFNYCGLDPEELENLGMENFARANSDIISLNFRSASMISSDCEQSQDSNSDLRNDDSANDRVPYGISAIERNARIIKWLYSIKQARESQKVSHV, encoded by the coding sequence ATGCCCACCGAGACGCTACAGACAGGTAGCATGGTGAAGCCTGTCAGCCCCGCGGGCACCTTCACGTCGGCGGTGCCCCTGCGCATCCTGAACAAAGGACCCGACTACTTCCGCAGGCAGGCTGAGCCCAACCCCAAGAGACTCAGTGCGGTAGAGCGGCTGGAGGCTGACAAGGCCAAGTATGTCAAGAGCCAGGAGGTGATCAATGCCAAGCAGGAGCCCGTGAAGCCCGCCGTGCTGGCCAAGCCCCCCGTGTGCCCAGGAACCAAGCGCGCACTGGGCAGCCCCACTCTCAAGGTGTTCGGCAACCATGCCAAGACCGAGAGCGGTGTGCAGCGCGAGACCCTCAAGCTTGAGATCCTCAAGAACATCATCAACAGCTCAGAGGGCTCCAGTTCTGGCTCCGGCCACAAGCATAGCTCCCGAAACTGGCCGCCTCACAGGGACGCCACTGACCTGCACCGGCATTCCTTCGCAGAGTCGCTGAAGGTCTACCCTACCCCTGGCCGCGGCAGCCCGCAGGAGAGCAGCTCCCACGTGAGCAGGAGGCTGCTGGAGCAGTCCGCAGAGTCCTTCCTGCATGTGTCACACAGCTCCTCAGACATCCGCAAAGTGACCAGCGTGAAGCCCCTTAAAGCCATCCCCTGCAGCAGTtctgcccctcccctgcctcccaagcCCAAGGTGGCTGCCGTGAAGTCCCCTGAGGCTGACCAGGTGGAACCAGTCTGTGGGGTCAGTCGGAGACCTTCCCTTCAGCGGTCCAAGTCAGACTTGAGTGACAGGTATTTCCGAGTAGATGCCGATGTGGAGAGGTTCTTCAACTACTGTGGACTTGACCCGGAAGAGCTGGAAAACCTTGGCATGGAGAACTTTGCAAGGGCTAATTCTGACATCATATCTCTCAACTTCCGCAGCGCAAGCATGATCAGCTCGGACTGCGAACAGTCTCAGGACAGTAACAGTGACCTTAGAAATGATGACAGTGCCAATGACCGCGTGCCATATGGCATTTCTGCCATCGAAAGAAATGCTAGAATCATCAAGTGGCTATATAGCATCAAACAAGCTAGAGAGTCACAGAAGGTGTCCCACGTGTAA